One part of the Vicia villosa cultivar HV-30 ecotype Madison, WI linkage group LG6, Vvil1.0, whole genome shotgun sequence genome encodes these proteins:
- the LOC131611755 gene encoding putative kinase-like protein TMKL1 translates to MAFLKTLLSLYIPLLFLSCFLTKASTKSTLPPTTSSDVQLILFKIKPSLQGTTENLLLSSWNTSTPLCQWRGLKWVFTNGSSLSCTDLSSPQWNNLSFSKDPFLHLLSLQLPSANLSGSLPRELGQFPMLQSLYLNINSLSGTIPLELGYASSLSDIDLSDNLLVGDLPPSVWNLCDKLVSLKVHGNSLSGSVSEPALPDSSCKVLQFLDLGGNRFSGDFPDFVTKFGALKQLDLGSNMFSGAISNGLVGLRLEKLNLSHNNFSGVVPVFGESKFGVDCFEGNSPDLCGPPLGSCGKNSSLSSGAVAGIVISLMTGAVVLASLLIGYMQNKKKKGSGESEDELNDDEEDEENGGGGGSVGGNGGEGKLMLFAGGENLTLDDVLNATGQVMEKTCYGTAYKAKLADGGTIALRLLREGTCKDRSSCLAVIKQLGKIRHENLIPLRAFYQGKRGEKLLIYDYLPLRTLHELLHEIKAGKPVLNWARRHKIALGIARGLAYLHTGLDVPITHANVRSKNVLVDDFFVARITDFALDKLMIPSIADEMVALAKTDGYKAPELQRMKKCNSRTDVYAFGILLLEILIGRKPGKNGRSGEYIDLPSMVKVAVLEETTMEVFDVELLKGIRSPMEDGLVQALKLAMGCCAPVASVRPSMEEVVRQLEENRPRNRSALYSPTETRSGSITPF, encoded by the exons atgGCATTTCTCAAAACCCTTCTCTCCCTCTACATTCCCCTCCTTTTCCTCTCCTGTTTCCTCACCAAAGCCTCAACAAAATCCACACTTCCTCCAACCACTTCCTCTGATGTTCAACTCATCCTATTCAAAATCAAACCCTCCCTCCAAGGCACCACAGAGAACCTCCTCCTCTCCTCATGGAACACCTCAACTCCTCTCTGTCAATGGCGAGGCCTCAAATGGGTCTTCACCAACGGTTCATCTCTCTCATGTACTGACCTCTCTTCACCACAATGGAACAATCTTTCCTTCTCAAAAGACCCTTTTCTCCACTTGCTGTCTCTTCAACTCCCCTCCGCAAATCTCTCCGGTTCTCTCCCCAGAGAGCTTGGTCAGTTTCCTATGCTGCAGAGTCTTTACCTTAACATCAACTCACTGAGTGGAACCATTCCTCTTGAGCTTGGTTACGCCTCTTCACTCTCTGATATTGATTTGAGTGATAACCTTTTGGTTGGTGACCTTCCACCTTCTGTGTGGAACTTGTGTGATAAGCTTGTTTCTCTTAAGGTTCATGGAAATTCATTATCTGGGTCTGTTTCAGAGCCTGCATTACCTGATTCATCTTGTAAGGTTTTGCAGTTTCTTGATTTGGGTGGGAATAGATTTTCGGGTGATTTTCCTGATTTTGTTACTAAATTTGGTGCTCTTAAACAGCTTGATTTAGGGAGTAATATGTTTTCTGGTGCAATTTCTAATGGTTTGGTTGGACTTAGGTTGGAAAAATTGAATCTTTCTCATAATAATTTTAGTGGGGTTGTTCCGGTTTTCGGCGAATCGAAATTCGGTGTGGATTGTTTTGAAGGGAATAGTCCTGATTTGTGTGGTCCGCCTTTGGGGAGTTGTGGGAAGAATTCTTCATTGAGTTCTGGTGCTGTTGCTGGGATTGTTATTAGTCTTATGACAGGTGCTGTTGTTTTGGCTTCTTTGTTGATTGGTTatatgcaaaacaagaagaaaaagggGAGTGGTGAGAGTGAAGATGAGTTGAATGACGATGAAGAGGATGAAGAGAATGGTGGCGGTGGTGGTTCGGTTGGTGGAAATGGGGGTGAAGGGAAGCTTATGTTGTTTGCTGGTGGTGAGAATTTGACACTTGATGATGTGTTGAATGCGACGGGACAAGTTATGGAGAAGACGTGTTATGGGACTGCTTATAAGGCTAAGCTTGCGGATGGTGGGACGATCGCGTTGAGGTTGTTGAGGGAAGGGACTTGCAAGGATAGGAGTTCGTGTTTGGCGGTTATTAAACAGTTGGGGAAAATTCGACACGAGAATTTGATTCCTTTGAGAGCTTTCTATCAAGGGAAGAGAGGGGAGAAGCTGCTTATTTATGACTATTTGCCTCTCAGAACACTTCATGAACTTTTGCATG AAATTAAAGCAGGAAAACCAGTGCTAAACTGGGCAAGGCGACACAAGATTGCATTAGGTATAGCAAGAGGACTAGCATATCTTCATACAGGACTCGACGTTCCTATAACTCACGCAAACGTGAGATCCAAGAACGTGCTCGTAGACGACTTCTTCGTTGCCAGGATCACTGACTTCGCGCTCGACAAACTAATGATCCCTTCCATAGCAGACGAAATGGTGGCACTCGCGAAAACAGACGGCTACAAGGCACCAGAGCTtcaaagaatgaagaaatgcAACTCAAGGACCGACGTCTACGCCTTCGGTATACTACTTCTCGAGATCTTAATCGGTAGAAAGCCTGGTAAGAACGGAAGAAGCGGCGAGTATATAGATTTACCTTCAATGGTGAAAGTAGCTGTCTTGGAGGAAACTACAATGGAAGTTTTCGACGTGGAGCTCTTGAAAGGGATAAGAAGTCCAATGGAAGACGGGCTGGTTCAGGCGTTGAAGCTGGCGATGGGATGCTGTGCACCGGTGGCGTCGGTTAGACCGAGTATGGAGGAAGTTGTGAGGCAGTTGGAGGAGAATAGACCAAGGAACAGGTCTGCTTTATACAGTCCAACTGAGACAAGAAGTGGAAGTATTACACCATTTTGA